The following proteins are encoded in a genomic region of Aptenodytes patagonicus chromosome 13, bAptPat1.pri.cur, whole genome shotgun sequence:
- the ZP2 gene encoding zona pellucida sperm-binding protein 2, which yields MGLFGQQECLSPLRMWLLLLFGFLLPLASCADGLGDQDLLESVTCHRDGMEVEFSRELGNYSWHVCVVDMSGEEMVSCDHTVDHERLLLSVLFVNCTSLEHDQHWLRLRLMVNDTMGEEKNVTYSTHCNTVHADEITTPFFVGATNCTKDFMAVTFPRLIPSFSDEHVVPATPTTWTLSIDDGTRIHQLSLGQAMQQGYNFLADGHNLIFQVAFTATGVVSYKHNDKVLHTVALKLTYGPPEHRLTVESRMLCAPGPAICNATHMTVVIPAFPGTLKAVGVEDKTIPMDQLQENGIALDTKRGVKLHISRGFLKSRPPGESCSGLQSYVSSLKLAFHFHGETVAMVIYPECPCYEHAPIAAVCTQDGYMDFEILADSTTPPLDLDTLRLRDPACRPAFKSSLNDRVWFHVPLNGCGTRYWFDGEKIVYENEVRALWTDLPLRRISRDSELRLTVLCFFSNGDASLAVRVDNLPPLASSMNQGPLSLVLLSYPEDSYRQPYRDDQYPIVRYLRQPIFLEVQVLNRNDPNLHLVLDDCWATASQDPRSLPQWNIVIDGCEYDLDSYRTVFHPVGHGVSYANYRQRLEVKTFAFVSGDKALPGLVYFHCSVLICDRFQPDSPLCMTRCPRPSRSKRESGMPGVNSAVVSLRGPVLLVPEGWSATQGSTALSKEAWAGITMTAVGILSLVAVTLLFLAFLKCLKRRAFLVNVVC from the exons ATGGGACTGTTTGGGCAACAGGAGTGCTTGAGCCCCTTAAGGATGTG GTTGCTGCTCCTGTTTGGCTTTTTGCTGCCCTTAGCCTCTTGTGCTGATGGCCTGGGGGATCAGGATCTCTTGG AGAGTGTGACCTGTCACAGGGATGGGATGGAAGTTGAGTTTTCCAGAGAGCTTGGTAACTATTCCTGGCATGTGTGTGTTGTGG ATATGAGTGGTGAGGAGATGGTGTCCTGTGACCACACTGTGGATCATGAGAGGCTGTTGCTCAGTGTCCTGTTTGTCAACTGCACTAGCCTGGAG CATGATCAGCACTGGCTAAGGTTGAGGCTGATGGTGAATGACACAATGGGAGAGGAGAAGAATGTAACCTACAGCACTCACTGCAATACTGTTCATGCAGATGAAATCACTACTCCTTTCTTTGTTGGTGCAACAAACTGTACAAAAGACTTCATGGCA GTTACTTTCCCAAGACTCATTCCAAGCTTTAGTGATGAGCATGTG GTTCCAGCAACTCCAACGACCTGGACTCTGTCAattgatgatggaaccagaataCATCAGCTGAGCCTTGGGCAAGCCATGCAGCAAGGCTATAACTTTCTAGCTGATGGCCACAACCTGATCTTTCAGGTGGCCTTTACTGCCACCGGAGTTGTTTCCTACAAG CACAATGATAAGGTGCTCCACACTGTGGCACTCAAGCTCACGTATGGCCCTCCTGAACATAGACTGACTGTGGAGTCAAGAATGCTTTGTGCACCAG GTCCAGCAATCTGTAATGCAACACACATGACTGTTGTCATCCCAGCCTTTCCAGGGACCCTTAAGGCTGTGGGTGTAGAGGATAAGACCATCCCCATGGACCAGCTTCAGGAAAATGGGATTGCTCTGGACACAAAGAGAGGGGTCAAGCTGCATATTAGCAGGGgattcctgaagtccagg CCACCTGGGGAGAGCTGCTCAGGACTTCAGTCCTATGTGTCCTCTTTGAAACTGGCTTTTCACTTCCATGGGGAGACTGTGGCAATGGTGATATATCCAGAGTGCCCCTGTTACGAGCATGCACCAATAG CTGCCGTATGCACCCAGGATGGGTACATGGATTTTGAAATCCTTGCTGACAGTACTACACCACCGCTAGACTTGGACACACTTAGGCTCAGAGATCCTGCGTGCCGGCCAGCCTTTAAGTCGTCTTTGAATGACAGGGTTTGGTTTCATGTCCCACTGAATGGCTGTGGGACCAGGTATTGG TTTGATGGGGAGAAGATTGTTTATGAGAATGAGGTGAGGGCATTATGGACAGACCTTCCACTGCGCAGGATCTCAAGGGACAGTGAACTCAG GCTAACAGTCCTGTGCTTCTTCAGCAATGGTGATGCCTCCCTTGCTGTAAGGGTAGACAACCTTCCTCCTCTGGCTTCTTCAATGAACCAAGGTCCCCTCTCCTTAGTTCTTCTAAGCTACCCAG AGGACTCATACAGGCAGCCATACCGTGATGATCAGTACCCAATAGTAAGGTACCTCCGGCAGCCCATCTTCCTGGAAGTTCAGGTCCTGAACCGCAATGATCCCAATCTCCATTTGGTATTGGATGACTGTTGGGCAACAGCTTCACAAGATCCAAGGTCACTTCCCCAGTGGAATATTGTCATTGATGG GTGTGAGTATGACCTGGACAGCTACAGGACTGTGTTTCATCCTGTGGGGCATGGTGTCAGCTATGCTAACTATCGCCAAAGGCTGGAAGTGAAGACTTTTGCCTTTGTCTCTGGTGACAAAGCCCTCCCTGGCCTA GTATACTTCCATTGCAGTGTCCTGATCTGTGACCGTTTTCAACCAGACTCCCCTCTGTGTATGACAAGATGCCCTAGGCCATCTAGAAGCAAGCGAG AGAGTGGGATGCCAGGTGTGAACTCTGCAGTGGTCAGCTTGCGGGGTCCTGTCCTCCTTGTGCCAGAAGGATGGTCTGCAACCCAAG